TTGCGCCAATCCTCGCCCTGCCATTCCAGCAGGTCATAGGCCTGCAGCACCACGGGTGCGTCGGCCAGCAGCTTCTTGCCCAGGGTCTTGCGGCCCAGGCGTTGCTGCAACAGGGCGAAGGGTTGCACGGCCAGGGCATCGTCCGTGGCCCTCGGTTTCCACACTAGGATCTCGCCATCGAGCACGACGCCGTCAGGCAGCGTCTGCGCCAGGCTATGCAGTTCGGGGAAGCGATCAGTGACCAATTCTTCGCCGCGCGACCAGACCCACAATTGGCCGTCGCGCTTGACCACCTGCGCGCGGATACCGTCCCACTTCCATTCGATCTGCCAGTCGCTCGGCGGGCCGAGCAGCGCGTCAAACTGCTCGACGGGCGCCTGCAGCGGGTGAGCCAGAAAAAAAGGATAGGGCTGACCGCCACGCTGGCGGTGTTCATCCGCCGACTCGGCAGCGATCAACTGCTGGTAGCCGGTGGCGGTAGGGCGGTGGCTGATATCGGTGTAGCCAACCAGGCGCTGGGCCACGCGCTTGGCATCGAGGCCGGCCAGTTGCGCCAGGGCGCGGGTGACCAATAGCTTGGAAACACCGACGCGAAAGCTGCCGGTGATCAGCTTCAGGCACAGCATCAGGCTTGGCCGGTCGAGCTGCGCCCAGAGCGGCGGCAGGCGCTGGCGGATCACTTCGGGCGGCAGGCCGCGAAGGGGCAGCAGGTATGTCTCGACCCAATGGGCCAAACCCTCGTCGCTGCCGTGGCTGTTATCGGGCAGCAGTAACGAGATCGTTTCGGCCAGGTCGCCCACGGCTTGATAGCTCTCTTCGAACAGCCATTCAGGCAGCTCTGCCAACTCAGTCGCCAGTTCGCGCAGCACTCGGGTTGGCACCAGTTGCCGAGGGCGGCCGCCGGCCAGGAAGTACACGGCCCAGGCCGCATCCTCGGCAGGCGCCTGGGCAAAGTAGTCGCGCAAGGCTTCGAGCTTGGCGTTGCTGGAGGTGGTCGCGTCCAGGCGCAGGTACAGCGCGGCGAAGGCTTTCATGCCTCGGGCTCCGAGGGCGCTGGCTCGTCTTCGTCGCCGTATTCGGTGGCGAAGGCGCGAGCATCCAGGCCCTGTTCGTTCAAGTAGCGCACCAGCACGTTGACCGAGCCATGGGTGACCATCACGCGCTCCGCGCCAGTCTGGCCAATGGCCCACAGCAGGCCCGGCCAGTCGGCGTGGTCCGACAGTACGAAGCCTCGGTCGACGCCACGCCGCCGGCGTGTGCCGCGCAACAGCATCCAGCCGCTGGCGAAGGCATCGCTGTAGTCGCCGAAGCGCCGCATCCAGCTACTGCCCCCGGCAGAAGGTGGGGCCAGGACCAAGGCGTGGCGCAGCAACGGGTCGTTGCGCGGGATGTCGCCGGCATAGCGGGTTTCCGGCAGGTGCACGCCAGCCTCACGGTACACCCGGTTCAACGGCTCGACCGCGCCGTGTACCAAAATCGGCCCGATACTCGCGTCCAGCCCGTGGAGAATGCGCTGCGCTTTGCCGAAGGCGTAGCAGAACAGCACGCAGGCTTTGCCCTGCGCGCAATTGGCGCGCCACCAGGCGTTGATACCGGCGAATACCTCAGGCTGGCGGGGCCAGCGGTAAATAGGCAGGCCGAAGGTCGACTCAGTGATGAAGGTGTGGCAAGGCACTGGCTCGAAGGGGGCGCAGGTGCCATCGGGTTCGACTTTGTAGTCGCCCGAAGCGACCCAGACCTGGCCCTGGTATTCCAGGCGAACTTGCGCCGAGCCCAGTACATGGCCGGCGGGGTGCAGGCTCAGGGTGACACCGTGGTGAAGGATGCGCTCGCCGTAGGCCAAGGTTTGCAGGTTGATGTCCTGGCCCAGTCGGCTGCGCAGGATGCCTGCGCCGGGCGCGGCGGTCAGGTAGTGGTTATTGCCGGTGCGGGCGTGGTCGCCGTGGCCGTGGGTGATGATGGCACGGTCCACCGGCCGCCAAGGGTCGATGTAGAAATCACCGGGCGGGCAGTACAGGCCTTCGGGGCGGGCGATAACGAGGTCCATGGCACGGGCGCTGGTGGTGGGTTACCCGTTAGGAGCGCGGCGGGCGATGGGAAGTTCGAGTGGGTTTGTCGTGAGTGTTGTATCGCCTGGGAGATCGAGCGCCGCGCGCGCGGCGCTCGATCTCCCAGGCCATCCCCCTCCCGATTACCGCCCCGGCACCAACGTCAGCCGTTGATTGCCATAGCCCCGCCCAAAGTTCTGCGGTTGCATCGGCAGGCTCATGAAACGCCCTTTGAACCAGGCATCCAGCCCGTCGCTGTAGTGCGGGCTTGCCGAGTTGCCGGACTGGCCGCTGCTGGTCAGTACCTGCAACGGTTCGGCCTGGCCGAAATCGACGATCATGCGTGCCGACGCTGGCAGGCGGGTGTTGAAGTCACTGCCCCAGGCGTAGGGGGTGAGGACCAGGGTACTGAAGTCGCCGCCGGCAGCCAGCGGTGAACGGCTGAGGGCATCACCCAGGCCATGGTAGGCCGGTGCCGGCCAGCGGTACTGGTGCAGTTTGCCCCACTGCCAGGCGCGGCGGTCGGCGCCGAGTTGCGCAGTGCCGGCATCCACTGCAGCAGCCAGGCTGCGGGCGAGAATCAGCGGCTTGTCTTCTTTCTGCGGGGTGCTGCGGTCATCCCAGAACGGGCTGTCCTCGCGGCCCAGCAGGTGGTCGGCCTGGGCCGAGTAGGACAACCGCGCATTGCTGACGAACGCCTGCCAGGCAGGGCCGGATTCTGGCCCGAGGTCATCGAGGAAGGTTTCGCGGGCGAAGGCCTGGAGGAACAACGCGTACAGCGCGGCATCTGCCGACACCGGGCTCAGGCGGCCATCGAATGCCTTGAGCCGGGCCAAGGCGTCGCGGGCCTTGTCACGCTGTGCGGCTGGCAGGGCATCGATGGCTTGTTTGAGCGGTTGAGCCATGCCCGGTGCGTCGAACATCTGCTTGAGCTTGTCGGCCAGCAGGGTGACTTGATCGTTCTGCAGGGCCATGAGGCTGCGGCTGTCGTGACGGCCGTTGCCTGCCAACTGAGCGAGGCGCTCGGCGCGCTCGGGGTAGTACCAGGTGTTGGACAACTGCATGCCGTAGCCGCGCGGCAGGCTGCGCTGGTTGGCGTGGCCGATCCAGCCGGCGGGTGGGTCCTGATCGTAAGGGTGCAGCATCGGGTCAGCGTAGCCGTCCCAATCGTAACGCCCGTCCCAGCCGGGCGAGGGCAGCAGGCCCTGGCCTTCGCGGCGGTTAGGGTAGCGCCCGCTGACTTGCCAGCCGATGTGTTCGGGCTCGGCGAAGACAAAGTTGAGCGCCGCGGCGGCGAC
The sequence above is drawn from the Pseudomonas putida genome and encodes:
- a CDS encoding ATP-dependent DNA ligase — protein: MKAFAALYLRLDATTSSNAKLEALRDYFAQAPAEDAAWAVYFLAGGRPRQLVPTRVLRELATELAELPEWLFEESYQAVGDLAETISLLLPDNSHGSDEGLAHWVETYLLPLRGLPPEVIRQRLPPLWAQLDRPSLMLCLKLITGSFRVGVSKLLVTRALAQLAGLDAKRVAQRLVGYTDISHRPTATGYQQLIAAESADEHRQRGGQPYPFFLAHPLQAPVEQFDALLGPPSDWQIEWKWDGIRAQVVKRDGQLWVWSRGEELVTDRFPELHSLAQTLPDGVVLDGEILVWKPRATDDALAVQPFALLQQRLGRKTLGKKLLADAPVVLQAYDLLEWQGEDWRNQAQHARRQQLQRLVADYPLAPVLLSPLLEGQTWAELAEQREQSRSLGVEGLMLKQRKALYGVGRTKDMGTWWKWKIDPFSVDAVLIYAQRGHGRRASLYSDYTFAVWDAPAGTAGRALVPFAKAYSGLSDEEMRKVDAIIRKTTVETFGPVRSVTPTLVFELGFEGIALSKRHKSGIAVRFPRMLRWRLDKPVEEADNLATLQALLI
- a CDS encoding ligase-associated DNA damage response exonuclease translates to MDLVIARPEGLYCPPGDFYIDPWRPVDRAIITHGHGDHARTGNNHYLTAAPGAGILRSRLGQDINLQTLAYGERILHHGVTLSLHPAGHVLGSAQVRLEYQGQVWVASGDYKVEPDGTCAPFEPVPCHTFITESTFGLPIYRWPRQPEVFAGINAWWRANCAQGKACVLFCYAFGKAQRILHGLDASIGPILVHGAVEPLNRVYREAGVHLPETRYAGDIPRNDPLLRHALVLAPPSAGGSSWMRRFGDYSDAFASGWMLLRGTRRRRGVDRGFVLSDHADWPGLLWAIGQTGAERVMVTHGSVNVLVRYLNEQGLDARAFATEYGDEDEPAPSEPEA